A stretch of the Janthinobacterium sp. B9-8 genome encodes the following:
- a CDS encoding type I secretion system permease/ATPase, giving the protein MKQHLQPRSELASVLHGLRQHFWVAGIFSFFINLLMLVPSIYMLQVYDRVLASRNETTLVMITVITLGLYGLMSLLEMVRSRLLVRISSKLDSQLNARVFTAAFERNLRAGNSDAGLALADLNNVRQFLTGQGLFAFFDAPWAPIYLAVLFMLGSLLGWLAVVGAVLLAGLAYITELVSKKPIAEAGTHSNLATRFANNNLRNAEVIEAMGMLDGLMQRWYKHHGKFLALQGEASDKAGSISAITKFTRISLQSLILGAGALLVIEGSTTPGAMIAGSILMGRALAPIELAIGTWKQFISVRSAYSRLQELMATFPARPIGMSLPRPSGQLLVDNVSAVIPGTQNMVIKGINFGMAAGQILGIVGPSASGKSSLARLLVGIWPTVMGKVRLDGVDVYTWNKAELGPHLGYLPQDVELFSGTIAENIARFGEIDSEKVVAAAQMADVHEMILRLPKGYDTAIGEGGSGLSGGQRQRIGLARALYGNPSLIVLDEPNANLDELGERALVQGILKAKEAGATIVLITHRTHVLAVVDLLLVIADGTLRYYGPRDQVLAALNPPPAVAPAMAEQQS; this is encoded by the coding sequence ATGAAGCAGCATTTACAGCCTCGCTCTGAATTGGCCAGTGTATTACACGGTTTACGCCAGCATTTTTGGGTAGCGGGCATATTTAGTTTCTTTATTAATTTACTGATGCTGGTGCCTTCCATTTATATGCTGCAAGTTTACGACCGGGTACTAGCCAGCAGAAATGAAACCACTTTAGTTATGATTACGGTAATTACACTGGGGCTGTACGGCTTAATGTCTTTACTGGAAATGGTGCGCTCAAGGCTATTGGTACGGATCAGTAGTAAATTAGATTCACAGCTTAATGCGCGGGTATTTACAGCCGCTTTTGAGCGTAATTTAAGAGCGGGCAATAGTGATGCAGGCCTTGCACTGGCCGATTTAAATAATGTTCGCCAGTTTCTAACCGGCCAAGGTTTATTTGCCTTTTTTGATGCACCTTGGGCCCCTATTTATCTGGCCGTATTATTTATGCTTGGATCCTTATTGGGCTGGCTAGCGGTAGTAGGCGCGGTGCTCTTGGCTGGGCTTGCCTATATCACCGAATTAGTCAGTAAAAAACCCATAGCCGAAGCAGGTACCCATTCCAATTTAGCCACTCGATTTGCTAATAATAATTTACGTAATGCCGAGGTCATCGAGGCAATGGGCATGCTCGATGGGCTGATGCAGCGCTGGTATAAGCACCACGGTAAATTCTTGGCCTTGCAAGGCGAAGCCAGTGATAAAGCGGGGAGTATTTCGGCGATTACCAAATTCACCCGCATTAGTTTGCAATCTTTGATTTTAGGCGCGGGGGCCCTGCTGGTGATTGAAGGCTCAACCACACCGGGCGCGATGATTGCCGGTTCTATTTTAATGGGCCGGGCCCTAGCGCCCATTGAACTAGCCATTGGCACATGGAAGCAATTTATTAGCGTGCGCTCAGCTTATTCTCGCCTGCAAGAACTCATGGCCACCTTCCCTGCTCGCCCTATAGGGATGAGCCTGCCCCGCCCTAGCGGCCAGCTTTTAGTCGATAACGTATCGGCCGTAATTCCTGGCACGCAGAATATGGTGATTAAGGGCATCAATTTTGGCATGGCAGCAGGGCAAATTTTAGGCATTGTCGGCCCAAGCGCCAGCGGTAAATCATCGCTGGCACGGCTTTTAGTCGGTATTTGGCCCACCGTCATGGGTAAAGTACGGCTAGATGGTGTCGATGTTTACACTTGGAATAAAGCTGAGCTAGGCCCGCATCTTGGCTATCTACCGCAAGATGTTGAATTGTTTTCCGGCACCATCGCCGAAAATATTGCCCGCTTTGGCGAAATAGACAGCGAAAAAGTCGTCGCCGCAGCGCAAATGGCCGATGTACACGAAATGATTTTGCGCCTACCCAAGGGCTACGACACGGCCATTGGCGAAGGCGGATCAGGATTATCCGGCGGCCAGCGCCAGCGCATCGGCCTAGCCCGTGCCCTGTACGGCAATCCCAGCCTGATTGTACTGGACGAGCCCAACGCCAATCTGGATGAGCTGGGCGAGCGCGCTCTGGTGCAAGGCATATTAAAAGCCAAAGAAGCCGGAGCCACCATCGTGCTCATCACCCATCGCACACACGTACTGGCCGTGGTTGATTTATTACTGGTGATCGCCGATGGCACCTTGCGCTATTACGGCCCGCGAGATCAAGTTTTAGCTGCGCTCAACCCACCGCCAGCCGTCGCACCGGCGATGGCAGAACAGCAATCTTAG